Proteins from one Rosa chinensis cultivar Old Blush chromosome 7, RchiOBHm-V2, whole genome shotgun sequence genomic window:
- the LOC112177778 gene encoding alcohol acyl transferase 1 allele RGa has protein sequence MALPCSLVFQVNRTQPQLITPARPTPSETKMLSDIDDQQGLRFQLPVIIAYKNNPSMSNRKDPIRVIREAISRALVYYYPLAGRLREGPNRKLMVDCNGEGVLFVGANADVTLEEIGDAILPPCPVLEDFLCNVPGSDGILGCPLLLVQMTILRCGGFIFALRLNHTMCDAPGLVQFLNTVGEMVQGKSAPSIPPVWEREVLNARDPPRITCVHHEYEEIIDDYSDEGSDAAVMVQKSFYFGPNEIRAMKKHLPPHLSNCSTFDLITSCLWKCRTVALQLNPEQVVRVSCIVNARGKRNSLRLPLGYYGNAFAYPAAVSGVKQLCESPLGYALELVMKAKDEMNEEYMRSVADLMVIRGRPPYTLTGNFTVSDNRRTRIGDVNLGWGEPTFSGSAKALKFLSFYIQHKKEKEDGILVPVCLPSWSMARFQQELEKMTSSEIVGNINNTKSANINVARMIPRL, from the exons ATGGCGTTGCCATGCTCCTTAGTATTTCAGGTTAATCGAACCCAGCCACAACTTATAACTCCGGCAAGGCCAACTCCTAGTGAAACAAAGATGCTGTCAGATATAGATGACCAGCAAGGCCTTAGGTTTCAGTTACCAGTCATCATAGCCTACAAGAACAATCCTTCAATGTCGAACCGAAAGGACCCTATTCGGGTGATCAGGGAAGCAATAAGTAGGGCCTTGGTGTATTACTACCCTTTGGCAGGTAGGCTCAGGGAAGGGCCTAACAGAAAGCTTATGGTGGATTGCAACGGAGAAGGTGTCTTGTTCGTTGGGGCTAATGCTGACGTTACTCTCGAGGAAATTGGAGATGCTATTCTACCCCCTTGCCCTGTGTTAGAGGACTTCCTATGTAATGTCCCGGGCTCGGATGGCATTCTTGGTTGCCCTTTGTTGTTAGTTCAG ATGACAATTTTGAGATGCGGAGGTTTCATATTTGCATTGCGCCTGAACCATACAATGTGTGATGCGCCTGGATTGGTCCAGTTCTTGAACACTGTAGGGGAGATGGTTCAAGGAAAAAGTGCACCATCTATTCCACCAGTGTGGGAGCGAGAGGTCTTGAATGCCCGAGATCCACCACGAATTACATGTGTACATCACGAATACGAGGAAATTATTGATGACTACTCAGATGAGGGCTCTGATGCGGCAGTAATGGTGCAAAAATCTTTCTACTTTGGTCCCAACGAGATAAGGGCCATGAAGAAACATCTTCCACCACACCTTTCCAATTGCTCTACATTCGACCTTATAACATCGTGTTTGTGGAAGTGCCGCACAGTTGCACTACAACTTAATCCGGAACAGGTTGTTCGGGTTTCATGCATAGTCAATGCACGTGGGAAGCGCAACAGTCTACGTCTTCCTTTGGGTTACTACGGCAATGCATTCGCATACCCAGCTGCTGTTTCGGGAGTGAAACAATTGTGTGAAAGTCCGTTGGGATATGCACTGGAGTTGGTGATGAAGGCAAAAGATGAAATGAATGAAGAGTACATGAGATCAGTGGCAGATCTGATGGTCATAAGAGGACGGCCTCCATATACATTGACCGGGAACTTCACAGTTTCAGATAATAGACGTACCCGCATTGGAGATGTCAACTTGGGGTGGGGAGAGCCAACGTTTTCTGGATCTGCCAAGGCCTTGAAGTTTCTTAGTTTCTATATTCAgcacaaaaaggaaaaagaggacGGGATTTTGGTGCCAGTGTGCTTGCCATCGTGGAGTATGGCGAGATTTCAGCAGGAACTCGAGAAGATGACATCGTCGGAGATAGTGGGAAATATAAATAACACTAAATCTGCTAATATTAATGTTGCAAGGATGATTCCACGGTTGTAA